One stretch of Nicotiana tabacum cultivar K326 chromosome 18, ASM71507v2, whole genome shotgun sequence DNA includes these proteins:
- the LOC107759979 gene encoding 65-kDa microtubule-associated protein 6 isoform X2, with amino-acid sequence MILELERECLEVYRRKVEEAANAKACLHQAVAAKEAEIATLMAALGQLNINSLMQPEKKSASLKEQLALITPLADDLRVKKDERLKQFADIKTQIDKITSEIAGYSNIVNAVSSLNLEDHDLSMRNLSEYQSHLRALQKEKSERIQKVVDCVNEVHSLCGVLGLDFDKTVNDVHPSLHETSLGQSTNISTSALECLDQAIFRLKTERKVRYQKLKDVSGLLFELWALMDTTREEKSKLSRITSILRLSETDVTEPGALSLEVIHQVSTEVERLNKLKAIRMKELVMKRRAELEDICNKNHIDPDPSTSADKSSAMIDSGLVDPCELLANIEAQINKAKDEALSRKDIMDRIEWWLYACEEENWLEDYNQDYRRYSGGRGAHINLKRAEQARIKVTKIPVVVNTLINKTLAWEDEKQKLFLYDGVRLVSILEDYKIVRQQKEETKKRARDQKKLQDMLLSEKGTVYGSKPSPRRSSSFKKANGYHANGNGSVTPSPRRNSIPCATPDLLTPRSNSMRQNGYFKEMRRLSTAPLNFVAMAKEDTVSFSSISGSEPESPPQC; translated from the exons TTGCTGCTAAAGAAGCCGAGATTGCTACTTTAATGGCTGCTCTTGGTCAACTCAATATTAATTCACTA ATGCAGCCAGAGAAGAAGTCGGCGTCACTGAAGGAGCAACTGGCATTAATTACACCACTTGCAGATGATTTAAGAGTTAAGAAAGATGAAAGACTTAAGCAGTTTGCAGATATAAAGACACAAATTGACAAGATAACTAGTGAGATTGCTGGGTATTCTAATATCGTCAATGCTGTGAGTTCCTTAAATCTTGAAGATCACGACTTATCAATGAGAAACCTCTCCGAATACCAATCTCATCTTCGTGCTCTTCAAAAGGAGAAG TCCGAGCGGATCCAAAAAGTTGTGGACTGTGTAAATGAGGTGCACTCTTTGTGTGGTGTGCTAGGGCTGGATTTTGACAAAACTGTGAATGATGTGCATCCAAGCTTACACGAAACAAGCCTTGGACAATCCACTAACATCAGCACAAGCGCACTGGAATGTCTAGACCAGGCCATCTTCAGACTGAAGACAGAAAGAAAAGTTCGATATCAAAAG CTAAAAGATGTTTCTGGATTGTTGTTTGAGCTCTGGGCGTTGATGGATACAACCAGAGAAGAGAAGAGTAAGTTATCGAGGATCACTTCCATTCTTCGTCTTTCTGAGACAGATGTTACAGAACCAGGTGCTCTTTCATTGGAGGTTATTCATCAG GTATCAACAGAAGTTGAGAGGCTAAATAAATTGAAAGCAATCAGGATGAAAGAGCTGGTCATGAAAAGGAGGGCTGAATTGGAGGACATATGCAACAAAAATCATATTGACCCTGATCCAAGTACTTCAGCCGATAAATCTAGTGCAATGATTGACTCTG GTCTTGTGGATCCCTGTGAACTCCTGGCAAATATTGAAGCacaaataaacaaagcaaaggaTGAAGCTTTAAGTCGAAAAGATATAATGGATAGAATAGAGTGGTGGCTTTATGCTTGTGAGGAGGAAAACTGGCTTGAAGATTATAACCAG GATTACAGACGTTACAGTGGAGGAAGAGGTGCTCACATAAACTTAAAGAGGGCTGAACAAGCTAGAATTAAAGTGACTAAGATTCCAG TTGTTGTTAACACTTTGATTAATAAGACACTAGCTTGGGAAGATGAGAAACAGAAATTGTTTCTTTACGATGGG GTGAGATTGGTGTCGATATTGGAGGATTACAAAATTGTTAGACAGCAGAAAGAAGAGACAAAGAAACGGGCTCGG GATCAGAAGAAACTTCAAGATATGCTGCTCTCAGAGAAGGGAACTGTATATGGTTCCAAACCTAGTCCAAGAAGAAGCAGTAGCTTTAAGAAGGCAAATGGTTACCATGCAAATGGAAATGGATCTGTGACACCCTCACCACGCAGGAACTCAATTCCTTGTGCAACTCCAGACCTTTTAACTCCGCGTTCCAACTCTATGCGACAGAATGGTTATTTCAAGGAAATGAGAAGGCTTTCTACTGCCCCTCTCAACTTTGTGGCTATGGCTAAAGAAGACACTGTGTCTTTCTCTTCTATTTCTGGTTCTGAGCCAGAATCTCCACCTCAATGCTGA
- the LOC107759979 gene encoding 65-kDa microtubule-associated protein 6 isoform X3, whose amino-acid sequence MQPEKKSASLKEQLALITPLADDLRVKKDERLKQFADIKTQIDKITSEIAGYSNIVNAVSSLNLEDHDLSMRNLSEYQSHLRALQKEKSERIQKVVDCVNEVHSLCGVLGLDFDKTVNDVHPSLHETSLGQSTNISTSALECLDQAIFRLKTERKVRYQKLKDVSGLLFELWALMDTTREEKSKLSRITSILRLSETDVTEPGALSLEVIHQVSTEVERLNKLKAIRMKELVMKRRAELEDICNKNHIDPDPSTSADKSSAMIDSGLVDPCELLANIEAQINKAKDEALSRKDIMDRIEWWLYACEEENWLEDYNQDYRRYSGGRGAHINLKRAEQARIKVTKIPVVVNTLINKTLAWEDEKQKLFLYDGVRLVSILEDYKIVRQQKEETKKRARDQKKLQDMLLSEKGTVYGSKPSPRRSSSFKKANGYHANGNGSVTPSPRRNSIPCATPDLLTPRSNSMRQNGYFKEMRRLSTAPLNFVAMAKEDTVSFSSISGSEPESPPQC is encoded by the exons ATGCAGCCAGAGAAGAAGTCGGCGTCACTGAAGGAGCAACTGGCATTAATTACACCACTTGCAGATGATTTAAGAGTTAAGAAAGATGAAAGACTTAAGCAGTTTGCAGATATAAAGACACAAATTGACAAGATAACTAGTGAGATTGCTGGGTATTCTAATATCGTCAATGCTGTGAGTTCCTTAAATCTTGAAGATCACGACTTATCAATGAGAAACCTCTCCGAATACCAATCTCATCTTCGTGCTCTTCAAAAGGAGAAG TCCGAGCGGATCCAAAAAGTTGTGGACTGTGTAAATGAGGTGCACTCTTTGTGTGGTGTGCTAGGGCTGGATTTTGACAAAACTGTGAATGATGTGCATCCAAGCTTACACGAAACAAGCCTTGGACAATCCACTAACATCAGCACAAGCGCACTGGAATGTCTAGACCAGGCCATCTTCAGACTGAAGACAGAAAGAAAAGTTCGATATCAAAAG CTAAAAGATGTTTCTGGATTGTTGTTTGAGCTCTGGGCGTTGATGGATACAACCAGAGAAGAGAAGAGTAAGTTATCGAGGATCACTTCCATTCTTCGTCTTTCTGAGACAGATGTTACAGAACCAGGTGCTCTTTCATTGGAGGTTATTCATCAG GTATCAACAGAAGTTGAGAGGCTAAATAAATTGAAAGCAATCAGGATGAAAGAGCTGGTCATGAAAAGGAGGGCTGAATTGGAGGACATATGCAACAAAAATCATATTGACCCTGATCCAAGTACTTCAGCCGATAAATCTAGTGCAATGATTGACTCTG GTCTTGTGGATCCCTGTGAACTCCTGGCAAATATTGAAGCacaaataaacaaagcaaaggaTGAAGCTTTAAGTCGAAAAGATATAATGGATAGAATAGAGTGGTGGCTTTATGCTTGTGAGGAGGAAAACTGGCTTGAAGATTATAACCAG GATTACAGACGTTACAGTGGAGGAAGAGGTGCTCACATAAACTTAAAGAGGGCTGAACAAGCTAGAATTAAAGTGACTAAGATTCCAG TTGTTGTTAACACTTTGATTAATAAGACACTAGCTTGGGAAGATGAGAAACAGAAATTGTTTCTTTACGATGGG GTGAGATTGGTGTCGATATTGGAGGATTACAAAATTGTTAGACAGCAGAAAGAAGAGACAAAGAAACGGGCTCGG GATCAGAAGAAACTTCAAGATATGCTGCTCTCAGAGAAGGGAACTGTATATGGTTCCAAACCTAGTCCAAGAAGAAGCAGTAGCTTTAAGAAGGCAAATGGTTACCATGCAAATGGAAATGGATCTGTGACACCCTCACCACGCAGGAACTCAATTCCTTGTGCAACTCCAGACCTTTTAACTCCGCGTTCCAACTCTATGCGACAGAATGGTTATTTCAAGGAAATGAGAAGGCTTTCTACTGCCCCTCTCAACTTTGTGGCTATGGCTAAAGAAGACACTGTGTCTTTCTCTTCTATTTCTGGTTCTGAGCCAGAATCTCCACCTCAATGCTGA
- the LOC107759978 gene encoding putative clathrin assembly protein At1g25240, protein MRLWKKASGLIKDRNSLWLASLSRRTAFRNPEMEAAVIKATSHDEFSIDMKNVDRVYKWLRLSPSHLKSLIWAISLRMEKTKSWVVAIKGLMLMHGVYSSKLPAIQRIGRLPFDLSNFKDGHSNPSKMWGINGFVRAYFTYLDQKSSLLFMNLQERKNLQNLDSIINKNVVVEGRYSMIQDLVMLQKLQFLLDMLLEIRPLCHTAIVPLVLEAMDCVMIEVFDVYSRICNGIARILLRIYSAGKVEASMALRIVQKATIQGEELSLYFELCRSIGVKNAAECPRVEQIPDEDIKELEGIINGVSEKASQMPQLVTKAIVVHETGDDHQNLEEQSKLMTVITDRWETFDEDLKQNDGISHAIVKVTPTPINPFETNSLIPTSTINVPGKPQELPDLISFL, encoded by the coding sequence atgagGCTATGGAAAAAAGCTTCTGGATTAATCAAAGATCGTAACAGCCTTTGGCTTGCTAGCCTATCAAGACGAACAGCTTTTCGAAATCCTGAAATGGAAGCTGCTGTAATCAAAGCCACAAGTCACGACGAATTCTCAATTGATATGAAGAATGTTGACCGTGTTTACAAATGGCTACGTTTATCTCCTAGCCATCTTAAATCTCTTATATGGGCAATTTCTTTACGTATGGAGAAAACGAAAAGTTGGGTTGTTGCAATTAAAGGTTTAATGCTCATGCATGGCGTTTATAGTTCCAAACTCCCTGCTATTCAAAGAATTGGAAGATTGCCATTTGATCTTTCAAATTTCAAAGATGGCCATTCTAATCCTTCAAAAATGTGGGGGATTAATGGGTTTGTTCGCGCTTATTTCACCTACCTTGATCAGAAATCCTCCCTTCTTTTCATGAATTTGCAAGAAAGGAAGAATCTGCAAAATTTGGACAGCATCATTAATAAAAATGTTGTTGTTGAAGGAAGATATTCCATGATTCAAGATCTTGTCATGCTTCAAAAgcttcaatttttgcttgacaTGTTGCTTGAAATTAGGCCACTATGTCATACAGCTATTGTCCCTCTTGTTCTTGAAGCAATGGATTGTGTTATGATTGAAGTTTTCGACGTTTATAGCAGAATATGCAATGGAATTGCTAGAATTTTGTTGAGGATTTATTCAGCAGGGAAAGTTGAAGCTAGCATGGCACTTAGGATTGTGCAAAAAGCAACCATTCAAGGGGAAGAATTGTCTTTGTATTTTGAGCTTTGTAGAAGCATTGGGGTGAAAAATGCAGCAGAATGTCCAAGAGTTGAGCAAATACCAGATGAAGATATTAAAGAACTTGAGGGAATCATTAATGGGGTTTCTGAAAAAGCCTCACAAATGCCTCAATTAGTAACTAAAGCTATTGTGGTACATGAAACTGGTGATGATCATCAAAATCTTGAAGAGCAGAGCAAATTGATGACAGTAATTACTGATCGTTGGGAGACATTTGATGAAGATTTGAAGCAAAATGATGGCATTTCTCATGCTATAGTAAAAGTTACACCAACACCAATTAATCCTTTTGAAACTAATTCTTTGATTCCTACTTCTACCATTAATGTACCTGGTAAACCTCAAGAATTACCAGACCTAATTAGCTTCTTGTAA